A region of the Flavobacteriaceae bacterium MAR_2010_188 genome:
TACAATCACCATATTCTCTAACAACATCCTTAATAGGGGTTGAAATAATCGGTTTTTTGGCCGCCATATATTCCAAGGTCTTGGTGGGACTAATATGTTTGGTGGCATCATTTAAAGCAAAAGGCATCATGGCAATGTCAAAAGCTTTTAAATAATTTGGAAGAACAGCATAATCCTTCATCCCTAAGTAATGGATATTCTTTGCCCTAGGAAGGTCTCTATCTTCAATTTTAGCTAGCGGGCCAATCATAACAAAAGAAACTTCAGGAAGCTTTAGAGCGGTGTGGATTAGAAGATCCAAATCAATTCTTTCATCTATTACCCCGAAATAGCCAACTATGGGTGCAGTTATATGCTTTATATCATCTGGGATTTCTATTTCGTCAAATACTTTTTCAAAATGTTGCTGGTCTACCGAGCTAGGAAAACAGTACACATTACTATGCAAATCTTTTTTAGATTCATATAGTGCTTTTCCGCCAGTAAAAACGACATCGGCATTCGCCAAAAGGAATTTTTCTTGCTCAACAAGCTCTGGAGGTGCGAACTTAAAAAGTGAAAGTTCGTCCATACAATCGTATACTACCTTATTGAAAGAATATTCTGTAATTAAATTACTGAAGGCTGCGGAATAGAACCAACCGATATTAACTTGTTTGGATTTAAGGAATTGGTTTAGGACCTCAGGAATTTCGGAAATGCTATTTACTTTTGGTTTAAGAACTGTTAGACTAGCAGAAACTGTTTCTAGTTCATAGAGAAAATCTTGGTCTTGATTTCGACCAATTGGTTCTTCCACAAACAAAATATTGTAATCATCTGATAATCTGCTAATAATGTGTTGAGGGCGCTGATAAACAAATCCCCATCTTAAATGAGAAAAGACAATTATGTCAAAATTGACGTCTTCAATATTATTGAGTAGAGGTAATTCTTTCGGCTCAATTTCTTCTTCTAGAGTTTTTATTTCAGTGTTCATTTTTTCAATTGGATTTGGAATTAAGAAAAAATTATGGCCCCTCTGGACCATAATCGATAACCTAATCAAAAGTAAAATTAGAAACACCTAGGTGCTAAAACTACTACAATCAAGATTGATATTAGCATAAATAAAACGTCGTTGATTCCAAATCTAATTGCTTTGGTCGTCTCAGAGTCAATATTAACTAGGAAGGACCATTCAAAACAAAATAAAAGTCAAATGCGCTAAACCCACAGAGACCATTATGGTAATTTTATAGTTCAATAAAACAATCTAATTTTTTGAAACTAGTTCGATTCACCAAAAAAGGAATTTATTGTATACCCGGTAAATTTTACTTAGACCCTTGGCTGCCCGTAGATTATGCGGTTATCTCGCATGGACACGCAGACCACGCCAGATGGGGGATGAAGCATTATCTCTGTCATGACTATACCAAACCAATCATGCAACATAGAATTGGTGCAGATATTAATGTAGAAAGTATGGGCTACAATGAGCATCGGATTATTAATGGGGTAGATGTTAGCTTTCATCCTGCTGGTCATCTCGTCGGTTCTTCCCAAATTAGATTAGAATATAAAGGATTTGTAGTCGTATTTTCAGGTGATTATAAGGTGAAGAACGATTCGCTTTCCACTTCTTTTGAACCGGTTAGATGCAATGAATTTATCACCGAAAGTACATTTGGATTGCCAATCTACAAATGGTTGCCAGAGGACGAGCTTCAAAAGAAATTGGTCGACTGGGTTCAGCTTAATAAAGAAGTGAACCGAACCAGCGTATTTATTGGTTATTCTTTAGGAAAGTCACAAAGGTTAATGAAACTGTTAGAGGGTGTTGACGAAATTTTTGTACATCGAGCCATCCACAATCTAAACGTTGCGA
Encoded here:
- a CDS encoding Glycosyltransferase involved in cell wall bisynthesis, giving the protein MVQRGHNFFLIPNPIEKMNTEIKTLEEEIEPKELPLLNNIEDVNFDIIVFSHLRWGFVYQRPQHIISRLSDDYNILFVEEPIGRNQDQDFLYELETVSASLTVLKPKVNSISEIPEVLNQFLKSKQVNIGWFYSAAFSNLITEYSFNKVVYDCMDELSLFKFAPPELVEQEKFLLANADVVFTGGKALYESKKDLHSNVYCFPSSVDQQHFEKVFDEIEIPDDIKHITAPIVGYFGVIDERIDLDLLIHTALKLPEVSFVMIGPLAKIEDRDLPRAKNIHYLGMKDYAVLPNYLKAFDIAMMPFALNDATKHISPTKTLEYMAAKKPIISTPIKDVVREYGDCIEIVSSSDEFCISVEKIQKQSNRTITAYDIILENTSWTSTVGKMNDILNQL
- a CDS encoding putative mRNA 3-end processing factor → MKLVRFTKKGIYCIPGKFYLDPWLPVDYAVISHGHADHARWGMKHYLCHDYTKPIMQHRIGADINVESMGYNEHRIINGVDVSFHPAGHLVGSSQIRLEYKGFVVVFSGDYKVKNDSLSTSFEPVRCNEFITESTFGLPIYKWLPEDELQKKLVDWVQLNKEVNRTSVFIGYSLGKSQRLMKLLEGVDEIFVHRAIHNLNVAIEGAGVPLPKTTLLEYDFKKEDVKNKIVILPPALLGSKMLKKIPNAATAICSGWMQIRGNRRWKAVDAGFAVSDHADWDDLLTAVKATEAEKVYVTHGSTAIFSKYLNEIGIDSAEVKTEYGNEEETTPENAATSV